The genomic window TCGGCATCCAATTCTTTGGTTGTTCTGCCGGCAGATACCGCTGCTTTGATTCCGTCCAGCATGGACAAATAGAAAGCGCTGAGGGCAATGTAGGTATTGGTAAAGGGATTCGGGGACCGTACCTCGAAGCGAGTGGCCCGAGAGTTATTCACATCCCGGACTAAGCCGGCCAGGATGGTCCGGTTGCGGGAAGGCACTTCCGGTGTATGTCCCAGAGAGGTTACGATGCATACCGGAGCTTCAAAACCGGGTTTCAGCCGGTTGAGGGAGTCATTAGTGGCAGAAATGAAGGGGTTAATAACCTCGTAATTTTTTAAGAGACCCATGATCGCACCGTAGCCCACCGCGCTCAGAAAATCTTTTTTCATATCCGATGGCGAGAACAGGTTCACGGTCTTACCGGATTTCAGCCTGGCGGCAATACCCACGTGGACGTGCTCGCCGTTGCCGGCAACACCGATGATGGGTTTGGCTTTAAATGAGACTTCCAGGCCGTTTTCCCGGAATACTTCTTTAACGACGATTCTGGCCTGCAGCTCATTGTCCGCGGTCTGGAGCGCATTGGTGGTGAAACGCCAGTCGATCTCCATTTGTTCCAGAACATGTGACAAGGCGCCGGATTCGTCGATCTGAGCTTTTAAACCGCCCACTTCCTTGTGACCCATTTCCGGCTCCAATCCATAATTCGCGAGCATCATCACAGCCTGTTCCAAAGCAGTGCGGGCGGCGCCCCGGGTGCGGGCCCAATAGTTTTCCTGCATGGTCTGGGTAGTGGACAGTTCTTCCAACTGAGCTTGCTCCGCCGGAGTTTTTACCCAAAATTCCAGTTCAGTGCCGGCAGTAAAGAGGATATCCTCAATTTCCTCGCCATTGACATGTTCCAGTCCGGCCACTTTGGGATATTTCTTGAACAGAGCTTTCAGTTCATCAGTGATATATTCCATGCTCTGAGCCAAAATAGAACGGGAGTCAACCCGCTGTCCGTCGTGCACCAGAAAGGAAGGAATCCGCAGGGTGCCGACAGGTTTGCCGGTTTCTTCATCCAGATACTCAAAATTGTAGTCAACAAACCAGTTTACATCTGGGTCTGCCAACATATCAACCTTGGCGTTATTGAGGGTGACAAGACCGGTTAAGACCACCGAGGAGCCGTCTGTCTGAACAGCGGCACCGCTGTAAAAATCCATTACATCTTTCTTGAACAATTCGACCGGGATTTTTTCATCTGTATCGTTGCCGGCCAAGTCAATGCCGACCAGAGACACAAACTTGATTTCAGGATGATTCTCCAGCAAAGCCACTATGGCCTCCGGCGTGTACTTTCCCGCGGGAACCACATACAATAAATCACTTGTCATGAACCGCACCCTCTTTTCTTCAGTATTTTAATATAGTGTGTTGCCGTAGAATGTGGAATATTACCCGGATCAATGTTAAACTGTCTAAAAAAGATACAACTCCCCGGATATAACCGGAGAGTCGTCATTGACTCGAATAATATTTCAATTGTTTATAGGTATACTATACCATACTTTTATATTTTGTCTAGAGGGCAAAGGCATACTTAATAAAATAAAATCTATAACTCACCTTATTCCCAGCAACCAAGAACGTGCAAAAAGGTCCGTATGCTGTTCAACGGTCTCCTAGATAGCACAGACTGTCCTGAATCCTCCTCATAGGGTCCTCGCCGCCCGGGAACTCTAAGGCCGCCAGTCCGTTGTAGCCCCGGAGTTTCAGACGCGCTGCCAGTCCTTTTACATCCACATTGCCGCTCCCCGGATAGCTGTGCTTATACCCTGTTCCGTCAGCGACCAAGTCTTTCAAGTGAACATAACCGATGTATGAGCTCAACAGTTCAAAGGCTTCCTCCGGCTGATAGCCGGCGTAAATCCAGTTGGCCGTATCAAAGGTAAGCCTGAACCAGAGAGAATTCATGGTTGACAGCATTTCATGCAGAATCCGGGCATCGCCTTTTTCCTTATTGGGTCCATTTTCCACCGCCAGGATGATCTGATATTTTGCCGCCAGAGCGATAGCTTTTTCCATTTCGGCTTTCCACCAGGTAGCCTTGATAAACTCCGGGCTGTAGCTGTCCACAGCTACATTCAGCCGCAAGATTTTCGCTCCCAGCTGATCGGCCAGATGAATGCTGGTCATAAGAGCAGCAATCGCCTGAATGGTATTTTCCCGGGTATCGGCTAAAACCCCGTCATTGCAGGCATATACGCATGCATATTTCTTACTCGCTAAAATTGGTTTTATTTCGGCTACTTCCTGATCCAGATTATGCCAAAAAGGCCGGAATTCTATACCCGCACAGCGGGTTTCCGGGATTTTTTCCAGTAACTTTATCTGATGGAGCCCCTCTTTTAGCTGTTTTTCCCAGAGAACCGAACTGATGATAAGCTTCATTTCGTCTCCCCCCATTTTTAATAAATCGGAGTTTTCATGCATCAGAGCAAGCCTGCGGCTTGCTCTGATTTTAAAATCCGGCTTAGAATTTCAGCACGGTAAAAAACAGCCAGCTGAGGCCTGCCCCTACCACCGACATGGCAAATCCCCATAAAAGCATGTCGCGGAATAGTTTCGATTTGTCTGACTTAGGGCCGGCTGCGCCAATCATCAAAGCGCCGGTAGTAGAAAGCGGGCTGACATCAACCAGGTGACCGGCTACTAAAATGGTATACATCAGGGCCAGCGGGTCACCGCCGCCCATTTTCGCGATTAAATCAGGCACCAGAGGCATGAAGGCGGGCAAAATAACGCCGGAGGTGCTGGCGTATGCCGAAATGATGGCGGCGATAAAACCAACAACCAAGGTAGCTGTATAGGGAGTGGAGAATTGGGCGATAATCCCGGAGAAGAGGTCCATTCCGCCTACATTTTTCATCAGGCCGACCAGGACGGTTACGCCGCAGACCATCATAATGGTGCCCCAGGGCATGCTTTTGATGGCCTGGTTTTCATCGGCGGCATTGAGCAGGGTAAGGATAGCGCCGATGGTAAAGGCGGTCAGTCCTACGTCAAGTTTAAAGCCAAGGGCTAAAATGATGAGCACCACTATGCCGGCAACAGTCATAGACTGCTGCCGGTTGAAGGGCTCTACTTTTACGTTCAGGATGGAGGCAATCGCTGACGCAGTTCCTTCTTTTTGCTGTTTCCACAGCTTCAGGCCGCCAAAGAGTACATAGGCCAGCACTGATACCGCCAAGTGGCCGATAAAGGTGTTAAAAAAGAACGGGAACTCCAGCCCGGTATAACCTAATTTAGCAGCAAGGCTATTGGCAATAACGCCGGTAGGCGCAATCGGCGAAACAGCGCCGGCCTGACCGCCGTTGCCAACCATAAGGGCCATTAGAAGCGGAGGAATGCCCACTTTCTCCGCCAGAATCATCGCGGCCGGAGCCATCAGGGCAATAATGGAAATATGACCCGGGCCGATGGCCGACAGGGCAAAGGCGACG from Acetonema longum DSM 6540 includes these protein-coding regions:
- a CDS encoding sugar phosphate isomerase/epimerase family protein, whose amino-acid sequence is MKLIISSVLWEKQLKEGLHQIKLLEKIPETRCAGIEFRPFWHNLDQEVAEIKPILASKKYACVYACNDGVLADTRENTIQAIAALMTSIHLADQLGAKILRLNVAVDSYSPEFIKATWWKAEMEKAIALAAKYQIILAVENGPNKEKGDARILHEMLSTMNSLWFRLTFDTANWIYAGYQPEEAFELLSSYIGYVHLKDLVADGTGYKHSYPGSGNVDVKGLAARLKLRGYNGLAALEFPGGEDPMRRIQDSLCYLGDR
- a CDS encoding SLC13 family permease codes for the protein MSVAVLSLIALIIAIVISCISPKNIGILAIGLSFIVGGIIGNVKVSQIIGGFPLSLFLMLAGVTYLFGIAQVNGTIEKITQYAVKAVRGNVALLPIVLFFVAFALSAIGPGHISIIALMAPAAMILAEKVGIPPLLMALMVGNGGQAGAVSPIAPTGVIANSLAAKLGYTGLEFPFFFNTFIGHLAVSVLAYVLFGGLKLWKQQKEGTASAIASILNVKVEPFNRQQSMTVAGIVVLIILALGFKLDVGLTAFTIGAILTLLNAADENQAIKSMPWGTIMMVCGVTVLVGLMKNVGGMDLFSGIIAQFSTPYTATLVVGFIAAIISAYASTSGVILPAFMPLVPDLIAKMGGGDPLALMYTILVAGHLVDVSPLSTTGALMIGAAGPKSDKSKLFRDMLLWGFAMSVVGAGLSWLFFTVLKF
- a CDS encoding glutamine synthetase; the encoded protein is MTSDLLYVVPAGKYTPEAIVALLENHPEIKFVSLVGIDLAGNDTDEKIPVELFKKDVMDFYSGAAVQTDGSSVVLTGLVTLNNAKVDMLADPDVNWFVDYNFEYLDEETGKPVGTLRIPSFLVHDGQRVDSRSILAQSMEYITDELKALFKKYPKVAGLEHVNGEEIEDILFTAGTELEFWVKTPAEQAQLEELSTTQTMQENYWARTRGAARTALEQAVMMLANYGLEPEMGHKEVGGLKAQIDESGALSHVLEQMEIDWRFTTNALQTADNELQARIVVKEVFRENGLEVSFKAKPIIGVAGNGEHVHVGIAARLKSGKTVNLFSPSDMKKDFLSAVGYGAIMGLLKNYEVINPFISATNDSLNRLKPGFEAPVCIVTSLGHTPEVPSRNRTILAGLVRDVNNSRATRFEVRSPNPFTNTYIALSAFYLSMLDGIKAAVSAGRTTKELDAELSKDAGTPGFYLEKDRAYRSEHDVFDDYGAEERDRLFGKPPATVWQNMQAIGTYPEKVKVLIAGNAFRKELIDAFVAGALLRWKIELNNRIIGENLDVVRACQCLHSSASASDIDEEIWARINDLRFYLAKDKKDQRCLFSRIKAALAAGEFEQASDMQIEMAEKVGQLKVLYAEYKKNIIDDCCCLE